A single Amphiprion ocellaris isolate individual 3 ecotype Okinawa chromosome 1, ASM2253959v1, whole genome shotgun sequence DNA region contains:
- the LOC111587413 gene encoding prepronociceptin-like, with the protein MKTVVALLLLCLCNPAQSDCQADCLSCSNILPKQLSFNTMVCLLECEGNVSPSFSWDFCHKALSSPLSSLSDTMRKRSQEEVEALFPEQDENMEERLLLPVALQRFDHVTRALGVDDRDLGGKGSQPNTAYNSQNALSLEDEYEDEEARQEGGDADMVARGQGDEGLSVSKRFGGFIKGRHDYRKLMSPGRSYQKRYGGFIGIRKSARKWNNQKRFSEFLKQYLGMSTRATEFNSLSEDLTQQNDV; encoded by the exons ATGAAGACTGTGGTGGCTCTGCTGTTGCTCTGCCTGTGTAATCCAGCACAGAGTGACTGTCAGGCTGACTGCCTGTCCTGCAGCAACATCCTGCCCAAACAGCTCAGTTTCAACACCATG GTGTGTCTCCTTGAGTGCGAAGGTAACGTTTCTCCATCCTTCTCCTGGGATTTCTGTCATAAAGCGCTGTCATCTCCCCTTTCTTCGCTCAGTGATACCATGCGGAAAAGAtctcaggaggaggtggaggcccTGTTTCCTGAGCAGGATGAGAACATGGAGGAACGTCTGTTGCTGCCTGTTGCACTACAGAGGTTTGATCATGTGACCCGGGCACTCGGCGTGGACGACAGGGATCTAGGTGGCAAGGGCAGTCAGCCGAACACTGCCTACAATTCCCAGAATGCCCTATCTCTTGAAGATGAgtatgaggatgaggaggcaagGCAGGAGGGAGGGGATGCTGACATGGTTGCAAGAGGACAAGGTGACGAAGGGCTGAGTGTCTCCAAGAGGTTTGGCGGCTTCATCAAAGGGAGGCATGACTACAGGAAACTGATGTCCCCGGGAAGGTCATACCAGAAGCGGTATGGTGGCTTCATCGGCATTCGAAAATCAGCCCGCAAGTGGAACAACCAAAAACGTTTCAGTGAATTCCTGAAGCAGTATCTGGGGATGAGCACTCGAGCCACTGAGTTCAACAGCCTGTCAGAAGACCTCACCCAACAAAATGACGTTTAG